The Streptomyces sp. V4I8 genome includes the window GGCCCGCCGCCAGCACGGTGGCGGCCCAGTGCAGCGCGTCCAGGCCGGAGGTCGCGCCGTTGCAGACCATCAGGTTGGGACCGCGCAGGCCGAACCGGATCGCCACCGAGGAGGCGATGACGTTGCTGGACGCGTTCGGCAGGTCCATCGGGGACGTCCCCGACACCGTCTCGGTGTGAATGGTGTCCAGCGCCCGGGTGACCGTGTCCAGGTTGCCGAAGTTGGAGCTGGCGACCACGCCGAGGCTCTCGGCCGGCACGGTCGGACTTCCGTCCCCGTCGAGCAGGCCCGCGTCGCGCAGCGCCTTCAGGGCGAGTCCGTACGCCAGTTGGGTGGCCCGGTCCTTGTACCGCAGGCCCTTCTTGCCGACCACGTGCTCGGGCGCGACCGGCTCCGCGCCCGGCGTGGGGCCCGCGACCAGGGCGGCGGGTGTGTCGGCGCCGGGGATCAGGACACCGGCTCCGGTGATCACGATCCGGGGGGACTGGCTCATCGGGGCCCCTCCACGATCGCCACGGCGTTGATCCCGCCGAAGCCGAAGGCGTCCAGCTGCATCAGGGTCATCTCCTCGTCTCGTGGTGCGCCGGTCACGAAGCGGAAGTCCTTCGCCTCGTCCACCGGGTCGTCCAGGCCGACCGTCGGCGGCACCCTGCCCGCACCGAGGGCGCGCAGGCCCACCACCAGGTTCAGCAGGCCGGAACCACCGGAGGTGTGTCCGGTCATCGACTTGATGGCGGTCATCAGCGGGCGGCCGCGGTCCGCGCCGAACACGTCGGCCAGCGCGACCGCCTCGGCCTCGTCGTTGAGCAGGGTGCCGGTGCCGTGCAGCATCACCAGATCCAGGTCGGCCGGGGTGACGTCGGCGATCCGGTGCGCCTCGCGCATGGCCACGGCGATGCCCTCGGGGGACGGTGCGGTGGCGTGGTAGGCGTCGCAGTTGACGGCGACACCGCGCAGCCGGCCGTGCACCTGCTCCCCGTAGCCGTCCCGGCGCAGTACGACGGCGGCGGCGCCGTCGCCCATCAGGACTCCGGTGCGGTTGCGGTCGAAGGGCCGGACGCGTTCCGGGGCCGCCGGGTGAACCCGTTCGAGCAGGCCGTGCATGCTCTCCGTCAGGACGTCGACACCGGCCACGATCACCGTGTCCGGGCCGTCCTCCTGGGCGAGCAGGTCCGAACCGAGGGCCAGCGCGTA containing:
- a CDS encoding beta-ketoacyl synthase — protein: MNQAITGIGAVASTGRDIDELFRNLCAGVTGHAPLRGFDPTNFRAQHAYEVDDRPAEGQDVAGRATALLLQAIAQAAKEAGLSEDLSGIPILVGTGLRELRSAELWWRGEHRLTEHDLHFGPALRERFGAEQTHTFSNACSASLYALALGSDLLAQEDGPDTVIVAGVDVLTESMHGLLERVHPAAPERVRPFDRNRTGVLMGDGAAAVVLRRDGYGEQVHGRLRGVAVNCDAYHATAPSPEGIAVAMREAHRIADVTPADLDLVMLHGTGTLLNDEAEAVALADVFGADRGRPLMTAIKSMTGHTSGGSGLLNLVVGLRALGAGRVPPTVGLDDPVDEAKDFRFVTGAPRDEEMTLMQLDAFGFGGINAVAIVEGPR
- a CDS encoding beta-ketoacyl synthase N-terminal-like domain-containing protein, with protein sequence MSQSPRIVITGAGVLIPGADTPAALVAGPTPGAEPVAPEHVVGKKGLRYKDRATQLAYGLALKALRDAGLLDGDGSPTVPAESLGVVASSNFGNLDTVTRALDTIHTETVSGTSPMDLPNASSNVIASSVAIRFGLRGPNLMVCNGATSGLDALHWAATVLAAGRAERILVIGVEPDNDTVRRLLGEGRAGVDGGAAVVLEREAAARERSAPVRAVYLGYRAAADMRSCVEQLSTLGSGAAPARWQTPQTDSGALPDDLLPGVPRDGFGPGRASGALGVLQAAAATGWFDGGGAGPVYTVAGAGGAAPAAGVALLAPQGA